Within the Anaerolineae bacterium genome, the region CTAATTCTCCTGCACCCAAGTTAGGGACGAGTGCCGATGGTCACTTTACCCACCTTCGACCGTATTACGTTCGATCCCGATGTCATGGATGGCCGGGCCTGTATTCGGGGAATGCGTATCACGGTCTCGTTGATCCTTAACCTCATCGCCAATGGCGTGAGCGTGGAGGAGATCCTCCAAGCCTACCCTTATCTGGAGCCGAAGGATATTCAACAGGTCCTCCGCTACGCGGC harbors:
- a CDS encoding DUF433 domain-containing protein; this translates as MVTLPTFDRITFDPDVMDGRACIRGMRITVSLILNLIANGVSVEEILQAYPYLEPKDIQQVLRYAAWLAEESVYALEQTV